The proteins below are encoded in one region of Puntigrus tetrazona isolate hp1 chromosome 5, ASM1883169v1, whole genome shotgun sequence:
- the thbs4a gene encoding thrombospondin-4a, whose protein sequence is MGTWIRTIFSLQLMLQLFDTVITQGIVYDLLVSPDCLPDLLQGGIQAKNMDNAFILASLQLQNKTSSRVFRIFNALDNTDYFDFTVQGKTNRVVLKFLKSNGKIGTISFSKVQLTDGQQHHILLHFSGLQQGTPAMALYVDCRLVERVQDVPLAFKSLPQGRKRVTLKTLPTSSQDKLTDLKLVLDESIDNVVELQDCSDTEQGEQTETLQLLGTTSKMNAGPMFELMRMIQELKQKVDQQTKETADLRKTIMECVQCNDAVGWDKAGLQNKKQSKCRPGVCFKPDMCIETAEGVECTPCPQGYTGDGVRCDDIDECQFDPCFSGVRCINTVPGFRCEKCPQGFTGPDIQGVGVHYAQTNKQICNDIDECQVDNGGCTPNSFCHNTVGAFHCGMCRTGFTGDQNSGCVSTGLDPAPLVDRLCGNGQPNPCDINAECVVERDGSVSCACKIGWAGNGYVCGKDTDIDAYPDSKLQCRDGTCKKDNCMFVPNSGQEDADRDGKGDACDEDADSDGIFNDQDNCWLVPNIDQKNSDKDLHGDACDNCVNVENADQRDTDKDGLGDACDDDIDGDGLKNFLDNCQRVPNPDQKDKDNDGVGDACDSCPDVPNPNQSDVDDDLVGDTCDTNIDSDGDGHQNTKDNCPNIINSAQLDTDKDGLGDKCDDDDDNDGILDDEDNCRLVPNPDQKDENNDGVGDACTGDFDKDHVIDRIDTCPENAEITLTDFRAYQTVVLDPEGEAQIDPNWVVLNQGMEIVQTMNSDPGLAVGYTAFSGVDFEGTFHVNTVTDDDYAGFIFGYQDSSSFYVVMWKQTEQTYWQAVPFRAVAEPGIQLKAVKSKTGPGEFLRNSLWHTGDTNNQVRLLWKDPRNVGWKDKVSYRWNLKHRPQVGYISVKFYEGTDLVADSGVVIDTSMRGGRLGVFCFSQENIIWSNLRYRCNDTIPEDYTEQAKE, encoded by the exons atgggtACTTGGATAAGAACCATATTCAGTTTACAGTTAATGTTGCAACTATTTGATACAGTGATAACACAAGGAATTG TCTATGATCTTCTGGTGTCACCGGATTGCTTACCTGACCTTTTGCAAGGAGGAATACAGGCGAAGAACATGGACAATGCTTTTATCCTTGCAAGCCTTCAGCTGCAAAACAAAACTTCATCTCGGGTCTTCCGGATCTTCAATGCCCTGGACAACAcagattattttgatttcaCCGTTCAAGGGAAAACCAACAGAG TCGTTTTGAAATTTCTGAAAAGCAATGGAAAGATTGGAACAATCAGTTTCAGTAAAGTGCAGCTGACAGATGGTCAGCAACACCATATACTGCTCCACTTCAGCGGGCTGCAGCAGGGCACCCCCGCCATGGCCCTCTATGTGGACTGCAGGCTGGTAGAGAGAGTGCAGGACGTCCCGCTAGCCTTCAAATCACTGCCGCAGGGCCGGAAACGAGTCACACTCAAGACACTGCCAACATCATCCCAG GACAAGTTGACAGACCTCAAACTCGTGCTTGATGAGTCTATTGATAATGTGGTGGAGCTTCAGGACTGCAGTGATACAGAGCAGGGGGAACAGACGGAAACACTGCAACTCCTGG GAACAACTTCAAAAATGAATGCTGGTCCAATGTTTGAGCTCATGCGAATGATCCAAGAGTTGAAACAGAAGGTTGATCAGCAG ACCAAAGAAACCGCTGACTTGAGAAAGACTATCATGGAGTGTGTTCAATGCAATG ATGCGGTTGGATGGGACAAAGCAGGACTACAGAATAAAAAGCAGTCCAAGTGCAGGCCAGGGGTCTGTTTTAAGCCGGATATGTGTATTGAAACAGCTGAAGGTGTGGAATGTACACCCTGTCCTCAGGGCTACACTGGAGATGGGGTTCGATGTGACGATATAGATGAG TGCCAGTTCGACCCATGCTTCTCTGGTGTTCGGTGTATTAACACTGTACCAGGGTTCAGATGTGAGAAGTGTCCACAAGGCTTCACTGGTCCAGATATTCAGGGTGTGGGCGTTCACTATGCccagacaaacaaacaa ATATGTAATGATATTGATGAGTGCCAGGTTGATAATGGTGGCTGCACACCCAATTCATTCTGCCATAACACAGTG GGTGCATTTCACTGTGGGATGTGCAGGACTGGATTTACAGGTGACCAGAATAGCGGCTGCGTAAGTACTGGCCTGGACCCTGCTCCTCTAGTTGACAGGCTGTGTGGGAACGGCCAGCCAAACCCATGTGACATCAATGCAGAGTGTGTTGTGGAAAGAGATGGGAGCGTCAGCTGTGCG TGCAAAATTGGCTGGGCAGGAAATGGCTACGTGTGTGGAAAAGACACAGACATCGACGCTTATCCAGATAGTAAACTTCAGTGCAGAGATGGAACCTGCAAGAAG gaTAACTGCATGTTTGTTCCAAACTCCGGCCAAGAAGACGCAGACAGAGATGGAAAGGGAGATGCGTGTGATGAGGATGCAGACAGTGATGGCATCTTTAATGATCAG GACAACTGCTGGTTGGTTCCTAACATAGACCAGAAGAACAGTGATAAAGATCTCCATGGTGATGCTTGTGATAATTGCGTCAACGTGGAGAACGCGGACCAGCGGGACACAGATAAAGATGGACTGGGAGATGCCTGCGATGATGACATAGACGGAGATG GTTTGAAGAACTTCCTGGATAACTGCCAGAGGGTTCCCAACCCTGATCAGAAGGACAAAGATAATGATGGTGTTGGTGATGCATGTGACAGCTGCCCTGATGTGCCAAACCCCAATCAG TCTGATGTTGACGATGATCTTGTTGGAGACACTTGTGACACAAACATTGACAG CGATGGAGATGGTCATCAGAACACCAAAGACAACTGCCCCAACATCATTAACAGCGCACAGCTGGACACTGATAAAGATGGGCTCGGAGACaagtgtgatgatgatgatgataatgatggcATTTTGGATGATGAAGATAATTGTAGACTGGTACCAAACCCAGACCAAAAGGACGAAAACA atgaTGGGGTGGGTGATGCCTGCACTGGAGACTTTGACAAAGATCATGTGATAGACCGAATCGACACCTGCCCTGAGAATGCAGAGATCACTTTGACTGACTTCAGAGCCTATCAGACCGTGGTTCTGGATCCAGAGGGAGAGGCTCAGATCGACCCCAATTGGGTTGTTCTTAATCAGGGGATGGAGATTGTCCAAACCATGAACAGCGACCCGGGACTAGCTGTTG GATACACAGCATTCAGTGGCGTAGACTTTGAGGGCACCTTCCACGTGAATACAGTGACCGACGACGACTACGCAGGCTTCATCTTCGGCTACCAGGATTCCTCCAGCTTCTATGTGGTGATGTGGAAGCAGACGGAGCAGACGTACTGGCAGGCAGTGCCCTTCCGAGCCGTGGCTGAGCCTGGCATTCAGCTTAAG GCTGTGAAGTCTAAAACCGGGCCTGGGGAGTTCCTGAGGAATTCTCTGTGGCACACAGGAGACACAAACAATCAAGTGCGCTTGCTGTGGAAAGACCCTCGTAACGTCGGCTGGAAAGACAAGGTGTCCTACCGCTGGAATCTGAAGCACAGACCCCAAGTGGGATACATCAG TGTGAAGTTTTATGAAGGTACCGACTTGGTTGCAGACTCTGGAGTTGTTATTGACACCAGTATGAGAGGAGGCCGTCTCGGAGTGTTCTGCTTTTCACAGGAAAACATCATCTGGTCCAATCTGAGGTACCGCTGTAATG ACACAATTCCGGAAGACTATACAGAACAAGCCAAGGAGTAA